In the genome of Streptomyces sp. SAI-127, the window CGTGTTCTTCGGGTGTGAGAGGAGTGCGCACCATGGCACCCATTCTAATACCGGTATAGTAATTGGCATGGTGGAGCTGAAGACAGACACATCGATCGAGGCCATGTACGAGGCGGGACAGGTGGTCGGGCGCGCCCTGACCGCCGTACAAAAAGCCGCTGACGTGGGTGTTTCCCTGTTGGAGCTGGACGAGGTGGCACATGGGGTGCTGCGGGAGGCCGGGGCGTCCTCGCCCTTCCTCGGCTATCGCCCCACCTTCGCCACCACCCCCTTCCCCGCAGTCATCTGCGCCTCCGTGAACGACGCGATCGTGCACGGCATCCCCACCGGCTACCGGCTGCGCGACGGCGACCTCGTCTCGATCGACTGCGGGGCCCAACTCGGCGGCTGGGCCGGTGATTCGGCGATCAGTTTCACGGTCGGCAGGCCGCGCCCCGCCGACGTCCGGCTGATCGAGACCGCGGAGCAGGCGCTGGCCGCCGGGATCGCGGCGGCGGTCGTGGGCAACCGCATCGGGGACATCGCGCACGCGATCGGCACGGTGTGCCGGGACGGCGGCTACGGCATCATGGACGACTTCGGCGGACACGGCATCGGCCGCCGTATGCACGAGGACCCGCCGGTGCCGAACGAAGGGCGCCCGGGACGGGGCCTGGCACTGCGGCACGGCATGGTGCTCGCGATCGAGCCGATGCTCATCGCCGGCGGCACCGACGAGTACCACGCCGCGCCGGACGGCTGGACGCTG includes:
- the map gene encoding type I methionyl aminopeptidase, yielding MVELKTDTSIEAMYEAGQVVGRALTAVQKAADVGVSLLELDEVAHGVLREAGASSPFLGYRPTFATTPFPAVICASVNDAIVHGIPTGYRLRDGDLVSIDCGAQLGGWAGDSAISFTVGRPRPADVRLIETAEQALAAGIAAAVVGNRIGDIAHAIGTVCRDGGYGIMDDFGGHGIGRRMHEDPPVPNEGRPGRGLALRHGMVLAIEPMLIAGGTDEYHAAPDGWTLKTNDGSRAAHTEHTVAITEAGPRVLTAR